DNA sequence from the Staphylococcus epidermidis genome:
GCAGATAACAATTATACAAATAATAACAGTGTTTTTAATCAAAACGACAATAAGAAATCTTCACAACAACGTAAATCAATACAATCTGAAAATATCAAAAACAAAGCAAACACTAAGAATACGTCGACATCTCCTGAATTTACATATTTAAATCATAGTTTTAAATCAAGCGAGGTACCCTCAGCGATTTTTGGTACAAAAAAACGAAGACCGATTGAGAATGGTGTCATACCGCCAGAACATAAGGAATTAAATGATAAAGAGATTGTTCAACAGGATGAAGTCTCGCATTCAACGAAATCAATAGATGCATCAAAAAATGTTTCTAATAGTAACGATAACAATATTGAAAAAAATCAACAGAAAAAACAACAAACAACTGCTCAAACTGAGTCATCATCAGAAAATATGCATAATGTTGAAAAGTCAAATTATCAAACTACTAAGCGTAAAACACCAAATTACTCTAAAGTAGATAATACGATTAATATTGAAAATATCTATGCTTCACAAATTGTAGAAGAAATCAGAAGAGAAAGAGAACGTAAAGTTCTACAGAAACGACGTTTTAAGAAAGCCTTACAACAAAAACGTCAACAAAATCAACAGTCAGAAGAGGATTCAATTCAAAAAGCTATTGATGAAATGTATGCTAAGCAAGCCCAACATTACACAGGCGAAAGTTCATTGGATTTAGAAAATGAAAGTAATCAAGATTCGTCATCTAATAGTCTAGAGAAACAATCAAATAGCAGCAACATTGACAATAAAGAAGCCCAAAATAACACACCTTTATTTAACTACGAAGAAATTGACTTAGATACGACATCAGATGTATATAAAGTTAATGAAGAAGAAACTGAATCTAAAAATGATGAAGATTTAGTATCATCAAATCATTATCATTCTAATGATGATGCGGAAGTAGAAGATGCCGAATATCACGAATTAGATGATAACCGACAACAAAACCAAAGTAACTCTCAAGACGATATAATTAGTTCAAAATCAAGTACTTCAAATATGTATGATAATGCAATCAGTGCAAGTGTAGATAATAACACTGAAAGAGCTAAATCAAATGAAGATAAAAATGATACAGAAATTACACACTTAGATGGAACAACAAGTGCAAAAGTTAGTGACGAGAAAATTGAATCTAATACAAACAATCATTTAGAACAAGATAAGAATGTAAAATTAAAAAATGTAAATTCATTAAAATCTTCAAATTCTGATACAGGTCAAACAAGAAAACAACGTTTTGGTGGTAGTAGACCGTTTAATGTTTTAATGACACCATCAGATAAAAAGAGAATGATGGATCAAAACCACAAAAAAGTAAGTGTTCCAGAGCTTAAACCTGAAAAACAAGCGAATGCAAATCATAGAAAAGACAGCGAATCTAATAAATCTGAAGAATTTAAACAAATCAATACTAATAGAGAAACCGATTCTAATAGTTATGAATCTAATGGCATAGAGCATGATATGAATTCATCAAGTGATGAGCACGTATATGAAACACCATCCAAACAACAGGATGAGCAAATACAAAAGCTACAAGATGATTTTCATTTTGAAAACGCAAATCATGCTAAAATTAACAATTCAAATGAAACTGGCAATCAAAGTAATATAAGTCATTCAAAACGGTCACAATATTCAACAAATGAAAGTAAAAATATTGATACACAAACTTCAAATTCAAGTACATCAAATCAAAATTTTCAACGTATTCGTAAAGGACCGAATATTAAATTGCCGAGTTATCAATTATTGGAAGCCCCAGAACCACATGAAAAAGATCAAGATTGGATAGATAATAAAAAGCAAGAATTAAACGACGCATTATATTATTTCAATGTGCCTGCGGAAGTGAAAAATGTAACAGAAGGACCGAGTGTTACTCGATTCGAATTATCTGTTGAAAAAGGTGTCAAAGTATCAAGAATCACGGCATTACAAGATGATATAAAAATGGCTTTAGCTGCTAAAGATATTAGAATTGAAGCACCAATTCCAGGTACAAGTTTAGTAGGTATTGAAGTGCCAAATCAAAATCCTACTAAAGTGAATTTAAGGTCAATTATTGAATCACCTAAATTTAAAAATACAGAGTCCAAACTTACAGTTGCAATGGGTTATCGAATTAATAATGAACCCTTATTGATGGATATCGCTAAAACACCTCATGCACTTATCGCTGGTGCTACAGGGTCAGGTAAATCGGTATGTATCAATAGTATCTTAATGTCTTTACTTTATAAAAATCATCCAGAAGAATTGCGTTTATTACTCATTGATCCGAAAATGGTAGAACTTGCACCTTATAATGATTTACCACATCTCGTATCACCTGTAATAACAGATGTAAAAGCAGCTACACAAAGTTTAAAATGGGCTGTTGAAGAAATGGAAAAACGTTATAAATTGTTTGCTCAATATCATGTCAGAAATATTACTGCTTTCAATAAAAAAGCACCTTATGAGCAAAGAATGCCTAAAATTGTTATAGTAATTGATGAGTTAGCTGATCTTATGATGATGGCACCACAAGATGTAGAACAATCAATTGCACGTATAGCTCAAAAAGCTCGAGCTTGTGGTATCCATATGTTAGTTGCTACACAACGACCATCAGTGAATGTAATCACTGGTCTTATTAAAGCTAATATACCTACTAGAATTGCATTTATGGTTTCATCGAGTGTTGATTCTAGAACGATTTTAGACAGTGGTGGCGCTGAAAGATTATTAGGTTATGGTGATATGCTTTATTTAGGTAGCGGTATGAATAAACCTATACGTGTTCAAGGTACATTTGTTTCAGATGACGAAATAGATGAAGTTGTTGACTTTATTAAGCAACAGCGTGATCCTGAATATTTATTTGAAGAAAAAGAATTATTAAAGAAAACACAAACTCAAGCACAAGATGATTTATTTGATGATGTATGTGAGTTTATGGTTGAAGAGGGACATATTTCTACTTCTCTTATCCAAAGACATTTCCAAATTGGTTATAACAGAGCGGCAAGGATTATCGATCAGCTAGAACAATTAGGATATATTTCAGGTGCTAATGGTTCTAAACCAAGGGATGTTTATATTACAGAAGCGGATTTAAGTAAAGAATAAAATGAGTAAGGAGTATTGAAATGACACACTATCATTTTGTCGGAATTAAAGGCTCAGGCATGAGTTCATTAGCACAAATCATGCATGACCTCGGTCATGAAGTACAAGGTTCAGACATAGAATCATACGTTTTTACAGAAGTTGCATTAAGAAATAAAGGGATTAAAATTTTACCTTTTGATGCAAATAATATTACAAAAGAAATGGTTGTCATCCAAGGTAATGCATTTCCTGATAATCATGAAGAAATTGTTAGGGCACATGAATTAAAGCTTGATATTATAAAATATCATGACTTTCTTGGTCATGTTATAAATCAATATACATCTGTTGCTGTTACAGGTGCACACGGTAAAACGTCTACAACTGGTTTGTTGTCACATGTGATGAATGGAGATAAAAAGACATCATTCCTAATCGGTGATGGTACAGGTATGGGACTACCAGGAAGTGACTATTTTGCTTTTGAGGCTTGTGAATACCGTAGGCACTTCTTAAGTTATCATCCAGATTATGCAATTATGACTAATATTGATTTTGACCATCCAGATTATTTTAAAAATATCGATGATGTTTATGATGCATTCCAACATATGGCATTAAATGTTAAGAAAGGAATTATTGCTTGGGGCGATGATGAATATTTACGTAAATTAGATGTGGATATTCCGGTTTATTATTATGGCTTTAAAGAAACAGATGACATCTATGCTAAAAATATTCAAATTACTGAAAAGGGTACGCAATTTGATGTATATATTAAAGGCGAATTTTATGATCAATTCTTATCCCCACAATATGGAAATCACAACATTCTAAACGCACTTGCTGTAATAGCAATTAGTTATTTAGAAGACATGAATGTAGAAAATATTAAAGAAGCACTGATAACATTTGGTGGTGTAAAACGTCGTTTTAATGAAACAAAAGTATCAAATCAAGTAATAGTAGACGATTATGCACACCATCCAAGAGAAATTAGTGCTACAATTGAGACAGCGCGAAAAAAATATCCGCAAAAAGATGTTGTTGCCGTTTTTCAACCACATACGTTCTCAAGAACTCAAGCATTTTTAAACGAATTTGCTGAGAGTTTAAGTAAGGCAGACCAAGTATTTTTATGTGAAATATTCGGTTCAATAAGAGAAAATACGGGAGATTTAACTATAGAAGATTTAATCAATCGTATTGACGGCTCGACGCTTATAGATGAAAATAGTATTGATGTATTAGAAAAATTTGATAACGCTGTAATTTTATTTATGGGCGCTGGTGACATTCAAAAGTTACTAAAAGCTTATTTCGAAAAATTAGGCGTAAAAAATGATTTTTAATATGTTTATATAAAAGCATCATGGGTATTAAATATTAATGACTTTTATTTTATGGTAATTAGGAGGCGTTTTTAATGGATTGGATTTTACCAATTGCAGGAATCATCGCTGCGATAGCGTTTTTAATTTTATGTATCGGTATCGTCGTGGTACTTATTTCTGTTAAAAAGAATTTAGACTATGTGGCTAAAACACTAGATGGTGTTGAAGGTCAAGTTCAAGGTATTACTCGTGAAACGACTGATTTACTTCATAAAGTGAATCGCTTAACTGAAGATATTCAAGGTAAAGTTGATCGTTTAAATTCTGTAGTTGATGCTGTTAAGGGCATTGGAGACTCAGTACAAAACTTAAATGGATCTGTAGATAGAGTTACAAACTCAATTACGCACAATATTTCTCAAAATGAAGATAAAATTTCTCAAGTTGTACAATGGTCAAATGTTGCAATGGAAATTGCTGACAAATGGCAAAACAGATACAATCGTAGAGGAAGTGCAAACTACAAAACAAACACTGTAGCAGATGATGCAAATCATAGCTACAATTCACGTGTTAATAAATAATTAATACTATTTAATGACAAATGCACTTAAATGAGGCTTTTACTTATTTAAGTGCTTTTGTTTTAGGAGGAAAGTTTATGGAACATTATAATCGTGATAATTTCGAGAAAAGCCATACAAGCGAAGAATTGTATCATCGCACATCTCGTTCACAATCTAACTCATTGAAGCGTAAGGATTTTGTAGTTAGTTTCATAGCAAGTGCGATAGTAGGTTCTGCTGTTGGATTGTACTATAAAAATAAAATATATAAAAAAACGGATGAATTGAAAGAAAAAGAACAAGATTTACGTAGTAAAGTTGAAAACTATAGACAACGAGCGGAAGATACAGTGGTTTCTGTTAAATCTAAAGTTGAGCAATTAAAATATGATTCCAAAGATAATATCCATGCAGATGAATTACAAGCTCAAAAAGCTGCTATTCAACGCGAAACAGACTTAGCGGATGAATCACCGGAAGCGCAAGCAATTCAAGAAGCAAAAAAAGAAACAAAACAAGTGGATGATGTGAGACCATCAGCAACAGAATTAGCAGCTCAACAAAATGCTATTCAACACGAAACAGACTTAGCGGATGAATCACCGGAAGCGCAGGCAATTCAAGAAGCTAAAAGTGAAGTTGATTCAAACAATAAAACATCTACGACGCACATAGATAGTGAGAAAGAACCTTCTGCTGAAGAAATTGCAATTGCTCAAACGGCAGTTAAAGAAGAAGCACGCAATCATGATTTAGCAAACCCTTCTGCAAGTGGAGAAGATACTAAAAGTAAGTCAGAAACTGAAACAGAAAAATTAGCTGCAGCGGCAAAAGCAAAAAAAGATAGAATAAATAATAATAATGAAGTTGCTAGTAACACGAAAAATCTAATGCAAGAAGAAGCTATAAAAGCTTCAAATAACTCTGATGTTCCAAATCTTGTAACTAATTTAAATCAATCTCAAGCATCAGATACTAATTCAGTTGCTTATCGCTTAGCACAGGCAGCAAAAGAAAAAAGATCTAAGCTCACAAATGGCTCTAAAGAAACACAACTTACAGAAGCGTTGTTAAAAGAACCATCAATTGCTAAAGCTCAAACAAAATTGAAGCGTATCCCTACACTTATTACTGAATCTAAAAAACATTCAAATAATCCGCACAGCCAAAAAAATTCGAATCAGACTAAGAATATAACAGCAACTAAAGAGGATTCCAAAGGCAAACAGCAACATACACCTAACCAAAACAAACGTAATAAACAACAAAAAGTAGAAAAAACTAGTAGCAAAATTGAAAAACGAACATTTAATGATTAATCTCGAGTTTTAAATATTAACAATGATAAAGAGTAAAATGAAGTGTATTGAACATTATAAAAGTTATATTCTTTATCTACTTA
Encoded proteins:
- a CDS encoding DNA translocase FtsK codes for the protein MSWFDKLFGDDNGSNDDLLRKNKNRRQSQQSKQNNQDSLLPQNNDIYSRPRGKFRFPIQVSENEYTQKNENYNEHNQEETNDIMRSYNQHDNPEFDSSGKRHRRRRQAYSKHDQSKITQQKQFADNNYTNNNSVFNQNDNKKSSQQRKSIQSENIKNKANTKNTSTSPEFTYLNHSFKSSEVPSAIFGTKKRRPIENGVIPPEHKELNDKEIVQQDEVSHSTKSIDASKNVSNSNDNNIEKNQQKKQQTTAQTESSSENMHNVEKSNYQTTKRKTPNYSKVDNTINIENIYASQIVEEIRRERERKVLQKRRFKKALQQKRQQNQQSEEDSIQKAIDEMYAKQAQHYTGESSLDLENESNQDSSSNSLEKQSNSSNIDNKEAQNNTPLFNYEEIDLDTTSDVYKVNEEETESKNDEDLVSSNHYHSNDDAEVEDAEYHELDDNRQQNQSNSQDDIISSKSSTSNMYDNAISASVDNNTERAKSNEDKNDTEITHLDGTTSAKVSDEKIESNTNNHLEQDKNVKLKNVNSLKSSNSDTGQTRKQRFGGSRPFNVLMTPSDKKRMMDQNHKKVSVPELKPEKQANANHRKDSESNKSEEFKQINTNRETDSNSYESNGIEHDMNSSSDEHVYETPSKQQDEQIQKLQDDFHFENANHAKINNSNETGNQSNISHSKRSQYSTNESKNIDTQTSNSSTSNQNFQRIRKGPNIKLPSYQLLEAPEPHEKDQDWIDNKKQELNDALYYFNVPAEVKNVTEGPSVTRFELSVEKGVKVSRITALQDDIKMALAAKDIRIEAPIPGTSLVGIEVPNQNPTKVNLRSIIESPKFKNTESKLTVAMGYRINNEPLLMDIAKTPHALIAGATGSGKSVCINSILMSLLYKNHPEELRLLLIDPKMVELAPYNDLPHLVSPVITDVKAATQSLKWAVEEMEKRYKLFAQYHVRNITAFNKKAPYEQRMPKIVIVIDELADLMMMAPQDVEQSIARIAQKARACGIHMLVATQRPSVNVITGLIKANIPTRIAFMVSSSVDSRTILDSGGAERLLGYGDMLYLGSGMNKPIRVQGTFVSDDEIDEVVDFIKQQRDPEYLFEEKELLKKTQTQAQDDLFDDVCEFMVEEGHISTSLIQRHFQIGYNRAARIIDQLEQLGYISGANGSKPRDVYITEADLSKE
- a CDS encoding DUF948 domain-containing protein — translated: MDWILPIAGIIAAIAFLILCIGIVVVLISVKKNLDYVAKTLDGVEGQVQGITRETTDLLHKVNRLTEDIQGKVDRLNSVVDAVKGIGDSVQNLNGSVDRVTNSITHNISQNEDKISQVVQWSNVAMEIADKWQNRYNRRGSANYKTNTVADDANHSYNSRVNK
- a CDS encoding YtxH domain-containing protein, giving the protein MEHYNRDNFEKSHTSEELYHRTSRSQSNSLKRKDFVVSFIASAIVGSAVGLYYKNKIYKKTDELKEKEQDLRSKVENYRQRAEDTVVSVKSKVEQLKYDSKDNIHADELQAQKAAIQRETDLADESPEAQAIQEAKKETKQVDDVRPSATELAAQQNAIQHETDLADESPEAQAIQEAKSEVDSNNKTSTTHIDSEKEPSAEEIAIAQTAVKEEARNHDLANPSASGEDTKSKSETETEKLAAAAKAKKDRINNNNEVASNTKNLMQEEAIKASNNSDVPNLVTNLNQSQASDTNSVAYRLAQAAKEKRSKLTNGSKETQLTEALLKEPSIAKAQTKLKRIPTLITESKKHSNNPHSQKNSNQTKNITATKEDSKGKQQHTPNQNKRNKQQKVEKTSSKIEKRTFND
- the murC gene encoding UDP-N-acetylmuramate--L-alanine ligase — encoded protein: MTHYHFVGIKGSGMSSLAQIMHDLGHEVQGSDIESYVFTEVALRNKGIKILPFDANNITKEMVVIQGNAFPDNHEEIVRAHELKLDIIKYHDFLGHVINQYTSVAVTGAHGKTSTTGLLSHVMNGDKKTSFLIGDGTGMGLPGSDYFAFEACEYRRHFLSYHPDYAIMTNIDFDHPDYFKNIDDVYDAFQHMALNVKKGIIAWGDDEYLRKLDVDIPVYYYGFKETDDIYAKNIQITEKGTQFDVYIKGEFYDQFLSPQYGNHNILNALAVIAISYLEDMNVENIKEALITFGGVKRRFNETKVSNQVIVDDYAHHPREISATIETARKKYPQKDVVAVFQPHTFSRTQAFLNEFAESLSKADQVFLCEIFGSIRENTGDLTIEDLINRIDGSTLIDENSIDVLEKFDNAVILFMGAGDIQKLLKAYFEKLGVKNDF